The Bacillota bacterium genomic sequence GCGCTGACTGCAAAGGCATAGGAACCCCAGTCGTTCACATGGAACGGCCGCTTCGGATCAGCGCCCCAAATCCAGAAAAAGTTATAGAAAAGCGATGTGAATCTGACAACCTTAGTGTGCTCATGATCCTTGAGCCACTGCTCCAAAACTTTGAGCAGATGTTCCTGCGCCTCGGGATAGATAGGATCAATGGGCATCAAATGCTCCCGATCGCCCCAATTATTGGTGTGGTGATTATACATAGAGATCTCTTCCCAGATCCGATAAGCCAGGAAGTTAACTGTGTACCGGTGCCACTTCTGAGTTCCGGAAACGGTTACGGTACCATTTTCAGCATCGTAGGTCCAGTTTTCCAGCGCAACCTCTTCATTGGTTGTGCGATCAAATACCTGCCAAAACTCTTTTGGATCATCATCAAAGTTAACTTTAAACTGCTCTTTGTAGAATGTATCCATCAGATTGATGGTTACTGTGTCGCCTTCAGCCACAACCGGTTCGCTCATCAGGTAGCACTGCTGCAGCTTATCCATGTTTGCCTTGGCCCACTCGTTATCGGCTCTGACCAGACAAATTGTTGAGTAAATATCGTAGCCAGATTCAAATATTTGATCGGAAAGCTGAGTTCCATCACTGTCGCGAATTACATCTGCGCCCCAGCGTTTAGCTAATTTTAAGGTCAGTTCCTCATAGCCAGCTTCACCGGGGAGAGTAAAACCTCCGTATGAATACTTATCCTGCATAGCTTATCCTCCTTGTGAACATAGTCATGATCAAATTTCTCCTCTATGATACCACATTTATACTCATTTTTCCTGCTGCATCAATTTAACCGTGAAACATAGGGATTATCGGCAAAATAAAACCGCCACAATTTATCCCGATATTCCTCCGCGTAGTCAATGTTAATCCGCTTTGCCTTTACAATCTGCTCTGCATGACGCTGTTTAGGCTGCTCGATAAACAGTTTCCTGCCTTTAACCAAATCATAACCATTAAAGGATAGGTCAATATCCAAAGCCTGACAGAGTTTTCCTGGTCCATTCAAGAGCCTGCGCCGGTCGTTGGTTTTTAAACGGCGGCGTTTTTCCATTTCCTCAATCCCCTCAAGGGGCTCTGCTGCCCGAATGAGCACCGCCTGCGGCTCATCTGCTTCTGCCGCTACAATATTCAGCATATAATACATCCCATAAATCAGATAAATATACGCGCATCCACCGGGATGAAACATCACCTCTGTCCGCTTGGTGCGGCGGTTTGCAT encodes the following:
- a CDS encoding DNA-3-methyladenine glycosylase, whose product is MRLDYSFYRRDVLDVAEDLLGMNLVRIINGKRLACRIVETEAYRGPEDKGCHAYANRRTKRTEVMFHPGGCAYIYLIYGMYYMLNIVAAEADEPQAVLIRAAEPLEGIEEMEKRRRLKTNDRRRLLNGPGKLCQALDIDLSFNGYDLVKGRKLFIEQPKQRHAEQIVKAKRINIDYAEEYRDKLWRFYFADNPYVSRLN